Proteins encoded within one genomic window of Spirulina major PCC 6313:
- a CDS encoding phosphoglucomutase/phosphomannomutase family protein: MAFTLNPIKFGTDGWRGVIAADFTMERVVTVASWAAEVLVANYGDVANPRLVIVGYDRRFMAEDFAQVAAEAIQAMGFDVMLSESYAPTPAFSWAAKAEQALGAIVLTASHNPAKYLGLKVKGCFGGSVTQEITSQIEARLGEALPSDRTPGTLMTFDPWTSYCAALQGKVDIARIREAIATDRLRVFADVMHGAAATGLERLLGIAIDEINGDRDPLFGGGAPEPLPKYLSEIFRAIRQSAHDQPDVLRVGLVFDGDSDRIAAVDGQGNFRSSQVLIPILVDHLSKTKGFTGEIVKTVSGSDLIPKLAALNHIPLYETPIGYKYIGDRMLTAEVLVGGEESGGVGYGTHIPERDALLSALYVLEAVVESGQDIGDRYAQLQASVGFTSTYDRIDLPLASMAVRNALLAELQSNTPTEVAGQAVTDCLAIDGYKFRLANDSWLLIRFSGTEPVLRLYCEAADMPTVQKTLLWAKDWANSISV; this comes from the coding sequence ATGGCTTTCACGCTCAATCCCATCAAGTTCGGAACCGATGGCTGGCGAGGGGTAATCGCCGCAGATTTTACTATGGAGCGGGTGGTAACGGTGGCCTCTTGGGCGGCGGAGGTGTTGGTGGCCAATTATGGAGATGTGGCTAATCCCCGCTTGGTGATTGTCGGGTACGATCGCCGCTTTATGGCGGAGGATTTTGCCCAGGTGGCAGCCGAAGCGATCCAAGCCATGGGGTTTGATGTGATGCTCTCAGAGAGCTACGCCCCCACGCCGGCCTTTTCTTGGGCGGCGAAGGCGGAGCAGGCTTTGGGGGCGATCGTGCTGACGGCGAGCCACAATCCGGCGAAGTATTTGGGCTTGAAGGTGAAGGGCTGTTTTGGTGGCTCGGTGACGCAGGAAATTACCAGCCAAATCGAAGCACGCTTAGGGGAGGCGTTGCCGAGCGATCGCACTCCTGGCACGCTGATGACCTTTGACCCCTGGACGAGCTATTGCGCGGCGTTGCAGGGCAAGGTGGATATTGCGCGGATTCGGGAGGCGATCGCAACGGATCGGTTGCGGGTGTTTGCGGATGTGATGCATGGGGCGGCAGCTACGGGGCTGGAGCGGCTGTTGGGAATTGCTATTGATGAAATTAACGGCGATCGCGATCCCCTCTTCGGCGGTGGTGCTCCGGAGCCGTTGCCGAAATATTTATCGGAAATTTTCCGCGCCATTCGCCAATCCGCCCACGATCAACCGGATGTGTTGCGGGTGGGGCTGGTGTTTGATGGGGATAGCGATCGCATTGCCGCCGTGGATGGTCAGGGTAATTTCCGCAGTTCCCAAGTCTTGATCCCGATCTTGGTGGATCATCTCTCCAAAACCAAGGGCTTTACCGGCGAAATTGTCAAAACCGTCAGCGGTTCGGATCTGATTCCAAAACTGGCAGCGTTGAATCATATTCCCCTCTATGAAACGCCGATTGGCTATAAATACATCGGCGATCGCATGCTCACGGCGGAAGTCCTCGTGGGCGGTGAAGAATCCGGCGGCGTAGGCTACGGCACGCATATTCCGGAGCGCGATGCCTTGCTGTCGGCGCTCTATGTCCTCGAAGCGGTGGTGGAATCGGGGCAAGATATTGGCGATCGCTACGCCCAACTACAGGCCAGCGTCGGCTTCACCTCCACCTACGATCGCATTGACCTCCCCCTTGCCAGCATGGCCGTGCGCAATGCCCTCCTCGCCGAACTCCAATCCAACACCCCCACGGAAGTAGCCGGCCAAGCCGTTACGGACTGCCTCGCCATCGATGGTTATAAATTCCGGCTGGCTAATGATAGTTGGCTCCTGATCCGCTTCTCCGGTACAGAACCCGTCCTGCGCCTCTACTGCGAAGCCGCCGACATGCCCACCGTCCAAAAAACCCTCCTCTGGGCGAAGGATTGGGCGAATTCAATCAGCGTCTGA